One stretch of Bordetella avium DNA includes these proteins:
- the mobQ gene encoding MobQ family relaxase, giving the protein MAIYHFSAQIIGRSVGRSSVAAAAYRAGAKMVDARTGEIHDFTRKGGVFHDEIMVPSNAPTWMLDRSELWNHVEQTDRRKDAQLCREFNVALPRELDRKQQLALARAFVQREMVDKGMVVQLNLHDLEGENPHFHVMATTRTVESSGFGKKERSWNSKEQLQGWRVAWANLANAHLELAGLGVRIDHRSLREQGMTMREAAAHLGPHAAAVERRTGQSSRIRQDRQVADREVMGERAREAAVGKCAEARARACVQALQTQVDQARLEISMRISAERPSADLTLEAEMIEHDMRQLLAAAPAVVGATSALKEATTRHDRAEARVKRISLIHQKVEMLANKAQCSLACWPQEHPIRAWFHRRGLRQRALVVVEQQAQDAACAMRRVTYLVDQSRQTYAAAVAVVDQVRNRLDQVCKVEIEVLRSRGLVDFRTQVEAAVGQARQRECAIVTKREGIQREHVEICRLAEQERSDWIAHWGASVAQDRSRGQVPRAR; this is encoded by the coding sequence GTGGCCATTTATCACTTTTCTGCTCAGATCATTGGCCGGTCTGTCGGACGCTCTTCTGTTGCTGCGGCGGCATATCGGGCCGGCGCGAAAATGGTTGATGCTCGGACCGGTGAGATCCATGATTTCACGCGCAAGGGAGGAGTGTTTCACGACGAGATCATGGTGCCGTCCAATGCTCCCACCTGGATGCTCGATCGGTCCGAGTTGTGGAACCATGTTGAGCAGACAGATCGCCGAAAAGATGCCCAGCTTTGCCGCGAGTTCAACGTCGCACTGCCGCGTGAACTAGACCGGAAACAGCAGCTAGCTCTGGCCCGCGCCTTTGTTCAACGCGAGATGGTCGACAAGGGCATGGTGGTGCAGCTGAACCTGCATGACCTCGAAGGCGAAAATCCGCACTTTCATGTGATGGCGACCACACGCACGGTTGAAAGCAGTGGATTCGGAAAGAAGGAGCGGAGTTGGAACTCGAAGGAACAGTTGCAAGGATGGCGTGTAGCGTGGGCGAACTTGGCGAACGCGCATCTTGAGCTAGCGGGCCTGGGCGTGCGAATCGATCATAGAAGCTTGAGGGAACAAGGAATGACCATGCGGGAAGCCGCCGCGCATCTCGGCCCTCATGCTGCCGCCGTCGAGCGTCGTACCGGGCAGTCATCCCGGATTCGGCAGGACAGGCAAGTGGCCGACCGCGAGGTCATGGGCGAGCGCGCCCGCGAGGCCGCGGTTGGCAAATGCGCCGAAGCGCGCGCTCGCGCATGCGTCCAGGCTTTGCAGACTCAGGTGGATCAGGCGCGGCTCGAGATATCCATGCGCATTAGCGCTGAACGCCCCTCTGCTGATCTGACTTTAGAAGCGGAAATGATCGAGCATGACATGAGGCAACTTTTGGCGGCTGCTCCCGCCGTTGTGGGTGCTACGAGTGCTCTCAAGGAGGCTACGACGCGTCACGACCGTGCCGAAGCTCGAGTGAAGCGTATTTCCCTGATTCATCAAAAGGTTGAAATGCTTGCCAACAAGGCGCAATGCAGCCTAGCCTGTTGGCCACAGGAGCACCCTATCCGCGCTTGGTTCCACCGGCGCGGTCTTAGGCAGAGAGCTCTCGTCGTGGTCGAGCAGCAAGCCCAGGATGCGGCTTGCGCCATGCGACGAGTTACTTATCTGGTTGATCAGTCGCGGCAGACCTATGCTGCTGCTGTGGCAGTAGTCGATCAGGTACGGAACCGCTTAGACCAGGTGTGCAAGGTCGAAATTGAGGTTCTACGAAGCAGGGGTTTGGTGGATTTCCGCACCCAAGTCGAGGCTGCTGTCGGTCAGGCGCGACAGCGGGAATGCGCGATTGTCACAAAGAGGGAAGGGATCCAACGCGAACACGTCGAGATCTGCCGTCTGGCTGAACAAGAGCGCAGTGACTGGATAGCTCACTGGGGCGCGAGCGTAGCTCAGGATCGAAGCCGTGGGCAGGTTCCTCGGGCGCGTTGA
- a CDS encoding YggL family protein — protein MKPFQTVPRNRLHRWNRRQRKKLRLGEFQELGFTLHLSFHSPLDEAAYERHWDAIIERIEALGLCVGGLGGTLPIAETEGFVSSWDPGSVTPEQVSRLLDWCRARPEVKEVRAGELVDAWHGWGLA, from the coding sequence GTGAAACCCTTCCAAACCGTACCCCGCAACCGCCTACACCGCTGGAACCGCCGCCAGCGCAAAAAACTGCGCCTGGGCGAATTCCAGGAGCTGGGCTTCACCCTGCATCTGTCCTTCCACAGCCCGCTGGATGAAGCGGCTTATGAGCGGCACTGGGATGCCATTATCGAGCGCATCGAAGCGCTGGGCCTGTGCGTCGGCGGCCTGGGCGGCACGCTGCCCATCGCCGAGACCGAAGGCTTTGTCTCCAGTTGGGACCCTGGCTCTGTGACGCCAGAGCAGGTGAGCCGCCTGCTGGATTGGTGCCGCGCCCGCCCCGAGGTGAAGGAGGTCCGCGCCGGCGAGTTGGTCGATGCCTGGCATGGTTGGGGCCTTGCTTAG
- a CDS encoding DUF4238 domain-containing protein has translation MMQKKRHHYVPKAYLKAFCDSAGRLLVYRKDKPDEPLRVTPDATQFQGYYYSQPTPDGGVDNNTLEDFFSEIESDWPQIVAKLHRRENVNNSLEAIFQFMALQRARVPASRDAVEAALASTVKATMKAMLAAGALPPPPTGLENLPDLVEIAIDPHQSIHAMVTIIQSMGPIYDKIGLVAIHNATSRPFLTSDNPVAWFDPSLPFESQLPYALSPDGPITLQFPISPTVLLLGGTQYREPFAAKGLVHCDAPHDTWVEHINAQTCRFGYNAVISQGAGQEYLIKQFAAVSPVHQAVLAPSIDGAVLHRQVFGPRRPKPKWRDEPQASPRASS, from the coding sequence ATGATGCAGAAGAAAAGACACCATTACGTTCCTAAAGCCTACCTCAAAGCGTTCTGCGACAGTGCAGGACGGCTGCTGGTCTATCGGAAGGACAAGCCCGACGAGCCCCTACGGGTTACACCGGACGCGACCCAATTCCAGGGGTATTACTACTCTCAGCCGACACCAGACGGCGGTGTGGACAACAATACCTTGGAGGACTTCTTCTCTGAAATAGAAAGCGACTGGCCTCAGATTGTCGCTAAACTTCATCGAAGGGAGAACGTCAACAATAGCTTGGAAGCCATTTTTCAATTCATGGCGTTGCAGCGTGCCCGAGTCCCAGCGAGCCGAGATGCAGTCGAAGCAGCGCTCGCTTCGACTGTCAAGGCTACGATGAAGGCCATGCTAGCTGCGGGAGCCCTTCCTCCCCCACCGACGGGGCTTGAAAATCTCCCTGACCTAGTTGAGATAGCGATTGATCCGCACCAAAGCATCCATGCCATGGTGACGATCATTCAAAGTATGGGCCCGATCTATGACAAGATCGGGCTAGTGGCGATCCACAACGCGACGTCACGTCCGTTCTTGACAAGCGACAACCCCGTTGCATGGTTTGACCCATCCCTGCCCTTCGAAAGCCAGCTTCCATACGCGCTGAGTCCTGATGGGCCAATTACTCTCCAGTTTCCTATTAGCCCGACCGTCCTTCTCCTTGGAGGCACTCAGTACCGAGAGCCCTTTGCAGCTAAAGGGCTCGTGCACTGTGACGCCCCTCACGACACGTGGGTGGAGCACATCAACGCTCAAACATGCAGGTTTGGGTACAACGCCGTGATCTCACAAGGTGCGGGCCAAGAATATCTGATTAAACAATTTGCCGCGGTATCACCCGTGCATCAGGCTGTATTGGCGCCATCCATCGACGGAGCCGTATTGCATCGGCAGGTGTTCGGGCCCCGACGGCCCAAGCCCAAATGGCGCGATGAGCCTCAAGCGAGCCCAAGAGCGTCCTCATAG
- a CDS encoding ankyrin repeat domain-containing protein codes for MLTRPLRIPLLCACLTLSSAPLLHAAPPEAPAALQAELQARLRQAAREGDMTALAAFAQAATNWNARDAQGRSPLILAAYHGQTDALRFLLKQGADPCLPDARGNTALMGALFQGHDSAARLLLDTACPIDQTNHAGQTAAMYAALFQRHALLQTLRERGANMQAQDKQGNTPDTLARGEIKGPLGQ; via the coding sequence ATGCTCACCCGACCACTGCGCATCCCCCTCCTCTGCGCCTGCCTAACGCTAAGCAGCGCGCCGCTGCTGCACGCCGCCCCGCCCGAGGCTCCCGCCGCTCTCCAAGCCGAACTCCAGGCCCGGCTGCGCCAGGCTGCCCGCGAAGGCGATATGACCGCGCTCGCCGCCTTCGCCCAGGCCGCCACCAACTGGAACGCCCGCGACGCCCAGGGCCGCAGCCCCCTCATCCTCGCGGCCTACCACGGCCAGACCGACGCCCTGCGCTTTCTGCTCAAGCAAGGCGCCGACCCCTGCCTGCCCGACGCTCGCGGCAACACCGCCCTCATGGGCGCCCTCTTCCAAGGCCACGACAGCGCCGCCCGCCTCCTGCTCGACACCGCCTGCCCCATCGACCAGACCAACCACGCAGGCCAGACCGCCGCCATGTACGCCGCCCTCTTCCAACGCCACGCCCTGCTCCAGACCCTGCGCGAACGCGGCGCCAACATGCAGGCCCAAGACAAGCAAGGCAATACCCCCGACACCCTCGCCCGAGGCGAAATCAAAGGCCCCCTGGGGCAATAA
- a CDS encoding restriction endonuclease has translation MQALAAGLLRAMGQKTKAFGADRGKDILASPDGFGFQPPRIVIEVTHRNGRHKNNRGLYVSTGGFTKAAQYDAERPSMAAAISADKRRRQPEQAPVCPIRNIPR, from the coding sequence ATGCAAGCGCTCGCCGCGGGTTTATTGCGGGCAATGGGCCAAAAAACCAAGGCATTTGGCGCTGACCGGGGTAAAGATATTCTTGCGTCGCCTGACGGTTTCGGGTTTCAACCGCCTCGTATCGTCATCGAGGTAACGCATCGGAATGGCCGCCATAAAAATAATCGTGGCCTTTATGTCAGCACCGGAGGCTTCACGAAAGCGGCGCAATATGACGCTGAGCGGCCCAGCATGGCGGCGGCAATATCTGCTGACAAGCGACGAAGGCAGCCAGAGCAGGCCCCTGTGTGTCCAATACGCAACATTCCTAGATAA
- a CDS encoding tyrosine-type recombinase/integrase, with translation MKLTAKQCLAALIPSGKQETLLSDGGGLYLRLRLRSDGTVSRDWLFRFTAPGGRKGKLSLGRLTDVPLTLARERAGEQRQLLSAKVDPKIHRIEQVTVAKRRAFDTMETVARAWHKEAAVLGKWSANYERKVLRMIELHLLPKLGARPLHLVSPPEVHGLLMSVAVETRETAGELRTHLKRMYAFAVRNEMIVPAANFMAVTQMDLPVYRTTNFATILKPEAVGQLLRDLKEYRGNFITKSLLEIMPLVFQRPGQVRRMSWDQIDFETGVWTCPAEIMKLRRVDKEHEQTPTHLVPLSKQALEILRNLHQVTGPSGFVFKPAARRSDATRTISENTVNSALRALGYDTRTEITGHGFRAMARTLLVERLEWNRDVVERHLAHKTREELGTSYDRTQFLTQRLAMVQAWADYLDGLRDGKTTPAVRLAA, from the coding sequence ATGAAGCTTACGGCCAAGCAATGCCTGGCGGCCTTGATCCCGTCTGGCAAACAAGAAACCCTTTTGAGCGACGGCGGCGGTCTTTACCTACGGCTGCGGCTACGATCCGACGGCACAGTCAGCCGGGATTGGCTATTCCGCTTTACGGCTCCAGGAGGCCGCAAGGGCAAGCTCAGCCTCGGGCGGCTAACGGACGTGCCACTTACTCTAGCGAGAGAGCGTGCCGGAGAGCAGCGACAGCTGCTGTCCGCCAAGGTCGACCCGAAGATCCACCGCATCGAGCAGGTCACGGTTGCCAAACGCCGCGCTTTTGACACTATGGAGACCGTGGCACGCGCCTGGCATAAAGAAGCCGCGGTGCTGGGAAAGTGGTCGGCAAATTACGAGCGCAAGGTTCTGCGAATGATCGAACTCCACCTGCTCCCGAAGTTGGGCGCACGGCCTTTGCACCTGGTATCCCCTCCAGAGGTCCACGGCCTGCTAATGTCTGTGGCCGTGGAAACGCGCGAGACGGCAGGAGAGCTGCGCACACACCTCAAACGGATGTATGCCTTCGCCGTACGCAACGAAATGATCGTGCCGGCGGCAAACTTTATGGCAGTGACCCAGATGGACCTGCCGGTTTATCGCACAACGAACTTCGCTACGATTCTGAAGCCCGAAGCCGTTGGGCAGTTGCTACGCGACCTCAAAGAGTATCGGGGGAACTTCATCACGAAATCTCTGTTGGAGATCATGCCGCTTGTTTTCCAGCGCCCCGGCCAAGTGCGCAGGATGAGCTGGGATCAGATCGATTTCGAGACGGGCGTTTGGACGTGTCCAGCTGAGATCATGAAGCTGCGCCGCGTGGACAAGGAACACGAACAAACACCAACGCATTTGGTCCCGCTTTCGAAGCAGGCCCTCGAGATCCTGCGTAACCTGCATCAGGTCACAGGGCCGTCCGGCTTCGTGTTCAAGCCGGCAGCCAGACGCAGCGATGCAACTCGGACCATCTCGGAAAACACAGTTAACTCGGCTCTCAGAGCGCTGGGTTATGACACACGTACAGAGATTACGGGCCACGGCTTCAGAGCTATGGCGCGCACACTGCTAGTCGAGCGACTGGAATGGAACAGGGATGTCGTGGAACGGCACCTTGCTCACAAGACGCGAGAAGAGCTGGGCACAAGTTATGACCGCACTCAGTTCCTGACGCAGAGATTAGCGATGGTGCAGGCTTGGGCAGACTACCTTGATGGTCTGCGCGACGGGAAGACGACACCCGCAGTTCGTCTGGCGGCCTGA
- a CDS encoding reverse transcriptase family protein, producing MSRPNRPLYKGDEIASSDALAEVLGLTSPQLHQLAANASKMYRENPQRKKDGSLRMTWDAHPQLKKAQKQINLRIFGRILFPLYLQGSIRDRAYPRDYARNANIHSGAAVTIAIDIQDFFPSITPDQVLSAWLGVCHFPWQVAELLTRLTTKDSFLPQGAPTSSYLANLVLWENEHELVRTLQTRGWHYSRLTDDITLSKKAPVEKDEITRTTCTAIGFIQRNGFTVKRSKLKVMKRNVPMTVNNLVINEHPALPKAERRQIRAQLHQAKLALASGALVDAQAINSARGKVGKVVRFHPQLGAKMKGELDQELDSWTVRQLNDEG from the coding sequence ATGAGTCGTCCGAACAGACCCTTATATAAGGGCGACGAGATCGCCAGTTCTGATGCCCTGGCAGAGGTGCTCGGACTGACTTCTCCACAACTACATCAACTGGCTGCCAACGCCAGCAAGATGTATCGTGAGAACCCCCAGCGCAAGAAGGATGGGTCTTTGCGCATGACATGGGATGCACACCCTCAACTGAAGAAGGCTCAGAAGCAGATCAACCTGCGAATTTTTGGTCGAATCTTATTTCCGTTGTACCTGCAAGGAAGCATCCGAGATCGGGCATATCCCAGAGATTACGCACGAAACGCGAACATCCATTCGGGCGCCGCCGTCACCATCGCGATCGACATTCAAGATTTTTTCCCCAGCATCACTCCGGATCAGGTCCTGTCTGCATGGCTTGGGGTATGCCATTTCCCCTGGCAAGTAGCTGAGTTGCTTACCCGGTTGACCACGAAGGATAGCTTCCTTCCCCAAGGCGCACCGACTAGCAGCTACTTGGCTAACCTGGTGCTATGGGAAAACGAGCACGAGCTTGTGCGAACTCTTCAAACGCGAGGCTGGCACTATTCCAGACTAACGGACGACATCACGCTCTCGAAGAAAGCACCCGTCGAAAAAGACGAAATCACCCGCACCACATGCACAGCGATCGGCTTCATCCAGCGCAACGGATTCACCGTCAAGCGTTCCAAGCTTAAGGTGATGAAGCGCAACGTCCCCATGACTGTCAACAACTTGGTTATCAATGAGCACCCTGCGCTGCCCAAGGCTGAACGCCGCCAAATCCGAGCTCAATTGCACCAGGCGAAACTCGCTCTTGCGTCTGGCGCCCTAGTCGACGCTCAAGCCATCAACAGTGCACGCGGAAAGGTCGGGAAAGTAGTCCGCTTTCACCCGCAGCTCGGCGCCAAGATGAAGGGTGAGCTCGATCAAGAATTAGACTCCTGGACAGTCCGGCAATTGAATGATGAAGGCTGA
- a CDS encoding type II toxin-antitoxin system HipA family toxin has translation MQIDVFFRDVLLGVLDRDDQDHFTFTYAPSVPAKHALAIGMPITQREWKSRTLFPIFQVSYPEGFLERLLEKRLDNEGMHASELDTLLASGQKRIGNLRLVPHGELPRARPLELMYAGADFEASCLADLDRVAIGNLPGISGGFPKYLSSAPSQDSSSSEPLWIVKTNDADHPELTVLEFFGMEVSRRMGLPTATTVLSPDGEHLYVKRFDVAEDGTALQFEDACSLLGRPARDKYASSIERVIRIIRSTVAPEAAARSCADLFGQYILASAIRNGDAHLKNFGVLYSPGSSPRLSPA, from the coding sequence ATGCAGATTGATGTCTTCTTCCGGGACGTCCTGCTAGGGGTTCTTGATCGCGATGACCAGGACCATTTCACGTTCACTTATGCGCCCTCGGTGCCCGCCAAGCATGCGCTCGCTATCGGCATGCCCATAACCCAGCGAGAATGGAAGAGCAGAACGCTGTTCCCGATATTCCAAGTTTCTTATCCAGAAGGATTTCTGGAACGATTGCTCGAAAAGCGTCTGGACAACGAAGGCATGCACGCATCCGAGCTGGACACGCTGTTGGCCAGCGGCCAGAAGCGAATCGGCAATCTCCGCCTAGTTCCTCACGGCGAGCTCCCCAGAGCTCGCCCTCTTGAACTGATGTATGCGGGCGCCGACTTCGAAGCGTCTTGCTTGGCCGATTTGGATAGAGTCGCCATCGGGAACCTGCCCGGCATCTCTGGTGGCTTCCCTAAGTACCTCAGCTCTGCACCAAGTCAAGATTCGTCCTCGTCGGAACCCCTCTGGATCGTCAAAACCAATGATGCCGATCACCCCGAGCTAACCGTGCTTGAGTTCTTTGGCATGGAAGTCTCTAGGCGCATGGGGCTTCCGACCGCGACTACCGTACTATCCCCCGATGGGGAGCATCTGTACGTCAAGCGCTTCGATGTCGCCGAAGACGGTACGGCACTTCAGTTTGAGGACGCATGTTCGCTGCTGGGGCGGCCTGCCCGCGATAAATATGCGAGTTCCATTGAACGGGTGATACGTATTATCCGCAGCACCGTAGCTCCCGAAGCGGCGGCTCGAAGCTGCGCGGACCTGTTTGGCCAATACATCCTGGCATCTGCGATTCGCAACGGAGACGCGCATCTCAAAAACTTTGGCGTGCTCTATTCGCCCGGTTCAAGCCCGCGGCTATCTCCCGCCTAA
- a CDS encoding helix-turn-helix domain-containing protein, with protein sequence MNLGRAITLCRKQRGFNQAALAEKAEISVSYLSLLEQNKRKDPTLTTIQRISEALGIPSGILFFLAADKTELSGLPVELQEKLSFAALQLLHESSEQTLI encoded by the coding sequence ATGAACCTTGGTCGCGCCATCACGCTCTGTAGAAAGCAGCGTGGGTTCAATCAAGCGGCTCTCGCTGAAAAAGCGGAGATTTCCGTCTCATACCTTTCGCTGCTTGAACAGAACAAGCGAAAGGACCCAACGCTCACTACCATCCAGAGAATTTCGGAAGCCTTGGGCATCCCGTCTGGAATCTTGTTTTTTCTAGCGGCGGACAAGACTGAGCTATCAGGTCTGCCGGTCGAACTGCAAGAGAAACTGTCCTTTGCTGCGCTACAGCTGCTGCATGAGTCGTCCGAACAGACCCTTATATAA
- a CDS encoding DUF4238 domain-containing protein has product MMKAEMPEFRKNNHYVPQLYLKQWATEGRIQTYRLLVPRANIPLWKKHSLRGIASHQHLYTYLIGQEETDEFERWLAQEFENPATEAIRRAVNNERMTAEHWKALIRFTVAQDVRTPASLVNFLSRQQETLPSLINETLENSVRVLEEMARTGARPPTPQPTTSGAFPFKVTTERNPNGEGDGTIRTEMVVGRSLWLWSLRHLLTETIKKVPDSRWTIIHAPDGISWPTTDHPVVKLRYMSADSYTYGGGWGVPKCDVFMPLSPKHLLHHFVGRRSWPRGAILDVVTAQRIRRIIIEHAHRYVFDKEESDVPRILPRRVSLADYQQEQATWKNWHREQSEAEMDFSK; this is encoded by the coding sequence ATGATGAAGGCTGAAATGCCCGAATTCCGCAAAAACAATCACTACGTGCCGCAGCTTTACCTAAAGCAGTGGGCTACAGAGGGCAGGATCCAGACCTACCGGCTTCTCGTCCCGCGCGCAAACATCCCACTGTGGAAGAAGCACTCGCTACGAGGCATAGCCTCCCATCAGCATCTGTACACGTACCTGATTGGCCAAGAAGAAACAGACGAGTTCGAACGATGGCTTGCCCAGGAGTTTGAAAACCCTGCTACAGAAGCCATACGACGGGCAGTCAATAATGAGCGGATGACGGCCGAACATTGGAAAGCCCTGATCCGCTTCACAGTTGCGCAGGATGTACGCACTCCGGCAAGTTTGGTGAATTTCTTGAGCCGGCAACAAGAAACCCTACCATCTCTCATAAACGAGACCCTTGAGAACTCCGTCAGAGTCCTTGAAGAAATGGCCAGGACCGGTGCCAGACCTCCAACGCCACAACCAACTACTTCGGGTGCCTTTCCATTCAAGGTGACCACCGAGAGGAATCCGAATGGGGAGGGGGATGGAACCATCCGAACCGAAATGGTCGTTGGAAGAAGCCTCTGGCTATGGAGCCTGCGACATCTCCTGACCGAAACGATCAAGAAGGTCCCAGACAGCCGTTGGACCATCATTCATGCACCCGACGGCATCTCGTGGCCGACGACCGACCACCCTGTCGTCAAGCTCAGATACATGAGTGCTGATAGCTACACCTACGGCGGAGGCTGGGGAGTTCCCAAGTGCGATGTTTTCATGCCGCTCAGTCCCAAACATCTGCTGCACCACTTCGTAGGTCGAAGAAGTTGGCCGAGAGGTGCCATACTCGATGTAGTCACTGCGCAGCGGATTAGAAGGATCATTATTGAACATGCCCACCGCTACGTTTTCGACAAAGAGGAGAGCGATGTTCCTCGCATCCTCCCCAGAAGAGTGAGTTTGGCCGACTACCAGCAAGAACAGGCTACTTGGAAAAACTGGCATCGGGAGCAGAGTGAGGCTGAGATGGATTTTTCGAAATAG